A single Aggregatilinea lenta DNA region contains:
- a CDS encoding dihydroorotate dehydrogenase produces MIELTRPGKTTLVVENPVMPAAGTVGFDGSAYADLIDLKKLGAIVTNPVSWRPRHAARGSRVVPLPAGALVHTGLPNGGITRVIKQYAARWARSYAPIIVHLIGTHPDDVARCAAALDGREGVAGIELGLHDQASPQDVAILLDALLSATQIPVLVQVPLYNALTLAQAAQDAGAGGLVIAAAPRGTARDPETGQLVGGRVYGPWLHAQALRALGQIAQIAQIPLIGCGGIHSANDARDYLEAGASAVQVDTLTWVQPKQLEVIARNLGGLELTRASGALADEWEPGIGDTILLERKGKRRKPADPPESLPE; encoded by the coding sequence ATGATTGAACTCACCCGCCCCGGCAAAACCACGCTGGTGGTCGAAAATCCGGTCATGCCTGCCGCCGGGACGGTCGGCTTCGACGGCTCGGCCTACGCAGACCTGATCGACCTGAAGAAGCTGGGGGCTATCGTCACCAACCCGGTAAGCTGGCGGCCTCGCCACGCCGCACGCGGATCGCGCGTGGTCCCACTGCCCGCCGGGGCGCTGGTGCATACCGGCCTGCCGAATGGCGGGATCACCCGCGTGATCAAGCAGTACGCTGCGCGTTGGGCGCGCAGCTACGCTCCGATAATCGTACACCTCATCGGCACGCATCCCGACGACGTGGCGCGCTGTGCGGCGGCGCTGGATGGGCGCGAGGGCGTGGCCGGGATCGAGCTGGGGCTGCACGACCAGGCCTCTCCGCAGGACGTGGCGATCCTGCTGGACGCGCTGCTGAGCGCCACACAGATCCCGGTGCTGGTGCAGGTGCCGCTCTATAACGCGCTGACGCTGGCGCAGGCCGCGCAGGACGCGGGCGCGGGCGGACTGGTGATTGCGGCGGCTCCGCGCGGCACGGCCCGCGATCCGGAAACGGGGCAGCTTGTGGGCGGGCGCGTCTATGGCCCGTGGCTGCACGCGCAGGCGCTGCGCGCGCTGGGCCAGATCGCGCAGATCGCGCAGATTCCGCTCATCGGCTGCGGCGGCATTCACTCCGCGAACGACGCGCGCGACTACCTGGAAGCGGGCGCGTCGGCGGTGCAGGTCGATACGCTGACGTGGGTCCAGCCCAAACAGTTGGAAGTCATCGCGCGCAACCTGGGCGGCCTGGAACTGACGCGCGCCAGCGGGGCGCTGGCCGACGAGTGGGAGCCGGGCATCGGCGACACGATCCTGCTGGAGCGCAAGGGCAAGCGCCGCAAGCCCGCCGATCCGCCGGAGAGCTTGCCGGAATAA
- a CDS encoding HIT family protein, translating into MDVCPLCAPDLGPMLFTSPHWQMVLNRNQNLLGKGFLALRRHVERVPDLTPDEWQDLHTQIAHATARLEAAFQPDHFNYVFLQNQERHVHLHVIPRYAAARTFEGVTFTDPGYPGHYATGPGSEHLLSAALLDRLAAMLRSS; encoded by the coding sequence ATGGACGTGTGCCCACTCTGCGCGCCGGATCTCGGCCCAATGCTGTTCACCAGCCCGCACTGGCAGATGGTGCTCAACCGCAATCAGAACCTGCTCGGCAAGGGCTTCCTGGCGCTGCGCCGCCACGTCGAGCGTGTGCCCGATCTGACGCCGGACGAGTGGCAGGATCTGCACACGCAGATCGCCCATGCCACGGCCCGGCTTGAGGCCGCTTTTCAGCCTGACCACTTCAACTACGTGTTTCTGCAAAACCAGGAGCGCCACGTGCATCTGCACGTTATTCCGCGTTACGCGGCGGCGCGCACGTTTGAGGGCGTTACGTTCACCGATCCCGGATACCCCGGCCATTACGCGACCGGGCCGGGCAGCGAGCATCTGCTTTCCGCCGCGCTGCTGGACCGGCTGGCGGCGATGCTGCGATCCTCGTAG
- a CDS encoding iron-sulfur cluster-binding protein produces MRETQAIIERVRHISAEIQHIDLSVDPALAQLQPGQSVLAAPQDHSAWTPYLRDQWIPVDAQGARLVVELPMTAHYAPGQVMSLLGPVGKPVPLRSGARNLLLIAEDATPTPLVWIARQRVRDGAAVTLVLSGRALDYSLEQFPAEVEILRGDTDWSWPEQVETLTWADQVIALAPSYTQSESYGRLHHAISQLRHRAPEHFACGLFYQRLACGTGACGACMTACQDGDRLICVDGPALDLKDVRFS; encoded by the coding sequence ATGCGAGAGACACAGGCCATTATCGAACGAGTACGCCACATTTCGGCAGAGATCCAGCACATCGACCTGTCGGTGGATCCCGCGCTGGCGCAGTTGCAGCCCGGCCAATCCGTGCTGGCCGCGCCTCAGGATCATTCCGCGTGGACGCCTTACCTGCGCGACCAATGGATCCCGGTCGATGCGCAGGGCGCGCGGCTGGTGGTCGAGCTGCCCATGACGGCGCACTACGCGCCGGGACAGGTGATGAGTCTGCTAGGCCCGGTGGGCAAACCAGTTCCGCTGCGCAGCGGCGCGCGCAACCTGCTGCTGATCGCGGAGGACGCCACGCCCACGCCGCTGGTGTGGATCGCCCGGCAGCGCGTGCGGGACGGGGCTGCCGTGACGCTGGTGCTCAGCGGGCGTGCGCTGGACTACTCGCTCGAACAGTTCCCGGCGGAGGTCGAGATCCTGCGCGGCGACACGGACTGGTCGTGGCCGGAGCAGGTCGAGACGCTGACCTGGGCGGATCAGGTGATCGCGCTCGCGCCTTCATATACGCAATCGGAGTCGTACGGGCGGCTGCATCACGCCATATCGCAGTTGCGCCACCGCGCCCCCGAACATTTCGCGTGCGGGCTGTTTTACCAGCGTCTGGCCTGCGGAACAGGCGCATGCGGCGCGTGTATGACGGCCTGCCAGGACGGCGACCGCCTGATTTGTGTCGATGGACCGGCACTCGACCTGAAAGACGTACGATTCTCATGA
- a CDS encoding AAA family ATPase, whose amino-acid sequence MLPTRLEMRNFLAYRQPDPLVFDGIHLACLSGPNGAGKSSLLDAITWALWGKARTRSDDDLIHQGQSEMMVQLDFIQGESLYRVVRKRQKGKTSKQGRSTLDLFVWDAEANQHQLISAPSIRETDARIVDLLRLSYDTFVDSAFLQQGKADSFTIKPPGERKAILSKILGLEQWADYEERAKNALRQIEHEVGVINLRLDEIAGQEAEEPALLRALDVAQADVAEAAALREQAEAHYAEVAGAQEQMNAAQARLAQAQHHIKERKRDLAEIEAEQQRTLDQLGALRALIEDRDSIEQGYAQLQAARHADQALGEKLQAMSAIKDRLTDVNARIQAARAELEAQAKVHSDRIGSAGRIAGEIETYQADLSDVQGEVTQLESDESRRDDLREAISSFNEEMAERKAVNRTLYDEMQAIKARIADVQGAQAVCPTCGQPLSEEQKAALLVELQADGTQRGDTHRANQARMTEITETIKAHRAEIEAIDVELRRLQPLRDRVATLGQNVEAARNANDTIQSESAALEAVEAMLEAGDYARELQSQRDAIQAEIDGLGYDSDAHSAARETLSTYHDYERRQRDLEAALKQVPDLQTALENTAARRVRWEAALAEEEKEAADAQTEMDALAELVEEARRREDEVRRLRTAEKRAEEGRIRAQQALAALDAARRRKEELVQRQHDLMERKSIYEDLRSAFGKNGVPAMIIEAAIPELEEAANHLLMRMSGGRMNVRLDTQREKKTGGTAETLDILIGDELGTRSYELYSGGEAFRVNFALRVALSQMLARRAGAQLRTLFLDEGFGTQDENGRQRLVEAITAVQDHFDLLLVITHIDDLRDAFPVQITVTKTPDGSRVAVG is encoded by the coding sequence ATGCTGCCCACCCGACTCGAAATGCGCAACTTCCTGGCCTACCGCCAGCCCGATCCCCTTGTATTCGATGGCATTCACCTCGCCTGCCTCAGCGGACCCAACGGCGCGGGCAAATCGTCCCTGCTGGACGCGATCACCTGGGCGCTGTGGGGCAAAGCCCGCACGCGCAGCGATGACGACCTGATCCACCAGGGCCAGTCCGAGATGATGGTCCAGCTCGACTTCATCCAGGGCGAGAGCCTGTACCGTGTCGTGCGCAAGCGTCAGAAGGGGAAGACCAGCAAGCAGGGCCGCAGCACGCTCGACCTGTTCGTGTGGGATGCCGAGGCCAACCAGCACCAGCTCATCAGCGCGCCGTCGATCCGCGAGACGGACGCGCGCATCGTCGATCTGCTGCGCCTGTCCTACGACACGTTCGTAGACTCGGCCTTCTTGCAGCAGGGCAAGGCGGATTCGTTCACCATCAAGCCGCCCGGCGAGCGCAAAGCGATCCTCTCGAAGATCCTGGGCCTCGAGCAGTGGGCCGACTACGAAGAGCGCGCCAAAAACGCCCTGCGCCAGATCGAACACGAGGTCGGCGTGATCAACCTGCGGTTGGACGAGATCGCCGGGCAGGAAGCGGAAGAACCCGCTTTGCTGCGCGCGCTCGACGTAGCGCAGGCGGATGTGGCCGAGGCTGCCGCCTTGCGCGAGCAGGCCGAAGCCCATTACGCCGAGGTCGCCGGGGCGCAGGAGCAGATGAACGCCGCGCAGGCCCGGCTGGCTCAGGCGCAGCACCACATCAAGGAACGCAAGCGCGACCTGGCGGAGATCGAGGCCGAGCAGCAGCGCACGCTGGACCAGCTTGGGGCGCTGCGCGCGCTAATCGAGGACCGCGACTCCATCGAGCAGGGCTACGCGCAGCTTCAGGCCGCGCGCCACGCGGATCAGGCCCTGGGCGAAAAGCTCCAGGCTATGAGCGCGATCAAGGACCGGCTGACCGACGTCAACGCACGCATCCAGGCGGCCCGCGCCGAACTCGAAGCACAGGCCAAAGTGCACTCGGACCGCATCGGCAGTGCGGGACGGATCGCGGGGGAGATCGAGACGTATCAGGCCGACCTCAGCGACGTGCAGGGCGAGGTCACGCAGCTCGAATCGGACGAATCCCGGCGCGACGACCTGCGCGAGGCGATCAGCAGTTTCAACGAAGAGATGGCCGAGCGTAAGGCGGTCAACCGCACGCTGTACGACGAGATGCAGGCGATCAAGGCGCGCATCGCGGACGTGCAGGGTGCGCAGGCGGTCTGCCCCACCTGCGGCCAGCCGCTCAGCGAGGAGCAGAAAGCCGCGCTGCTGGTCGAATTGCAGGCGGATGGCACGCAGCGCGGCGACACGCACCGCGCCAATCAAGCCCGCATGACCGAAATCACCGAGACGATCAAGGCCCACCGCGCCGAGATCGAGGCCATCGACGTGGAACTGCGGCGGCTCCAGCCCCTGCGCGACCGCGTGGCGACGCTCGGCCAGAACGTCGAAGCGGCGCGCAACGCGAACGACACGATCCAGTCCGAAAGCGCGGCATTGGAAGCGGTCGAAGCGATGCTGGAAGCGGGTGACTACGCACGCGAACTTCAGTCACAGCGCGACGCGATCCAGGCGGAAATCGACGGGCTGGGTTACGACTCCGACGCGCACAGCGCCGCGCGTGAAACGCTGAGCACCTATCACGATTACGAGCGCCGCCAGCGCGACCTCGAAGCCGCGCTGAAGCAGGTCCCCGATCTGCAAACGGCGCTGGAGAACACCGCCGCCCGGCGCGTGCGGTGGGAAGCGGCGCTGGCCGAAGAAGAAAAAGAAGCGGCGGATGCCCAAACCGAAATGGACGCGCTGGCGGAACTGGTCGAGGAGGCGCGGCGGCGCGAGGACGAAGTCCGGCGGCTGCGCACGGCGGAAAAACGCGCCGAAGAAGGACGCATCCGCGCGCAGCAGGCGCTGGCGGCGCTCGACGCGGCGCGCAGGCGCAAAGAGGAACTCGTGCAGCGCCAGCACGACCTGATGGAGCGCAAGAGCATCTACGAGGATCTGCGCTCGGCGTTTGGCAAAAACGGCGTCCCGGCCATGATCATCGAGGCGGCCATCCCCGAACTGGAAGAAGCCGCGAACCACCTGCTGATGCGCATGTCCGGCGGGCGCATGAACGTGCGGCTGGATACGCAGCGCGAGAAAAAGACCGGCGGCACAGCGGAAACGCTCGACATTCTGATCGGTGACGAACTCGGCACGCGCAGTTACGAACTCTATTCCGGCGGGGAGGCGTTCCGCGTCAACTTCGCGCTGCGCGTGGCGCTCAGCCAGATGCTGGCCCGCCGCGCCGGGGCGCAGCTTCGCACGCTGTTCCTGGACGAGGGCTTCGGTACGCAGGACGAAAACGGGCGGCAGCGGCTGGTGGAGGCGATCACCGCCGTGCAGGACCACTTCGACCTGCTGCTGGTCATCACGCACATCGACGATCTGCGCGACGCCTTCCCGGTGCAGATCACCGTGACCAAAACGCCCGACGGCAGCCGGGTCGCGGTGGGGTAG
- a CDS encoding MDR family MFS transporter gives MRMGHIRRTISNHVLSLYDDYPRQFWVLMGAAFIDMVGNSLLLTFFALFLTDKFDISMARAGVVFAIFAATSFVGSTLGGALVDSIGRKPVVLFGLVASALGNLAVVLADSFTLVCAFAAILGIADSIATPAWQSMKADILPPEKRSEGFGLSRVLFNLALVVGPALGGLLAGVSFVLVFAVDAVASVITAILLFIFIPETKPDRPKDTAMQQKPDSLLRTFRGYGQVLGDRTFFVFVLISTAVSLVYFQMNTTLSVYLRDERGIALEQFGLLISLNAVLIVALQLSVTRKIRRRGLPSMLVLAVGTLCYALGFSMFGYTHTYALFALAMVVITAGEILSVPVGQAIAARLAPDHMRGRYLAVYSLNLMIASGLGPWLAGQVINTLGFEWVWYIAGFIGVGAALAYFAMHLMVDVPETAPRPVERAPERVAETGR, from the coding sequence ATGAGAATGGGCCACATTCGCCGCACCATCTCCAACCACGTTCTCAGCCTCTATGACGATTACCCGCGCCAGTTTTGGGTGCTGATGGGCGCGGCGTTTATCGACATGGTCGGCAATTCGCTGCTGCTGACCTTTTTTGCCCTGTTCCTCACCGATAAATTTGATATCAGCATGGCACGGGCGGGCGTCGTCTTCGCCATTTTTGCCGCGACGAGTTTCGTGGGCAGCACGCTGGGCGGCGCGCTGGTGGACAGTATTGGCCGCAAGCCAGTGGTGCTGTTCGGGCTGGTCGCCAGCGCGCTGGGCAATCTGGCGGTGGTGCTGGCGGACAGCTTCACGCTGGTCTGCGCGTTCGCAGCGATCCTCGGCATCGCGGACAGCATCGCCACGCCCGCGTGGCAGTCGATGAAGGCGGACATCCTGCCGCCGGAAAAACGCTCGGAGGGGTTTGGACTCAGCCGGGTGTTGTTCAACCTGGCACTGGTGGTTGGCCCGGCGCTCGGCGGGCTGCTGGCGGGTGTCTCGTTCGTGCTGGTGTTTGCCGTGGATGCCGTCGCCAGCGTGATCACGGCGATCCTGCTGTTCATTTTCATCCCCGAAACCAAGCCCGACCGCCCCAAAGATACCGCCATGCAGCAAAAACCCGACTCGCTGCTGCGGACCTTTCGCGGCTACGGGCAGGTGCTCGGCGACCGGACCTTCTTCGTGTTCGTGCTGATCTCGACGGCGGTGTCGCTGGTGTACTTCCAGATGAACACCACGCTGTCGGTGTACCTGCGCGACGAGCGCGGCATCGCGCTGGAGCAGTTCGGCCTGTTGATCAGCCTGAACGCGGTGCTGATCGTGGCGCTTCAGTTGTCGGTGACGCGCAAGATCCGGCGGCGCGGCCTGCCCTCGATGCTGGTGCTGGCCGTTGGCACGCTGTGTTACGCGCTCGGCTTCAGCATGTTCGGTTACACGCATACGTACGCGCTGTTCGCGCTGGCGATGGTCGTCATCACGGCGGGCGAGATCCTGTCCGTGCCGGTCGGGCAGGCGATCGCGGCGCGACTGGCGCCCGATCACATGCGCGGGCGCTATCTAGCCGTGTATTCGCTGAACCTGATGATCGCGTCCGGCCTCGGCCCGTGGCTGGCCGGGCAGGTGATCAACACGCTCGGCTTCGAGTGGGTGTGGTATATCGCGGGCTTTATCGGGGTGGGCGCGGCACTGGCCTACTTCGCGATGCACTTGATGGTCGATGTTCCGGAAACCGCCCCGCGACCCGTCGAGCGCGCCCCGGAGCGCGTGGCCGAAACGGGGCGGTGA
- a CDS encoding class I SAM-dependent methyltransferase, with amino-acid sequence MPLSLDRQNAYRMRYAQKSPGWLPATDQYEALIRAHLRPGYRVLDVGCGRGGVLEQLGAAVDRPFGLDPDWHSLAEHRLLDLPRAAGTSEAIPLPAGSVDLVLSSWVLEHLPDPARTFAEVARVLRPGGVFIFITPGAWSPAAVLNRALHPLQARLVPLLYGRAEADAFPVVYRANTRRQIEALARASGLATLDFRAIEDPTYFAFHPLIFRLNAALARITPRSMAEHIVGVYGKKS; translated from the coding sequence ATGCCGCTCTCCCTCGACCGCCAAAACGCCTACCGCATGCGGTATGCGCAGAAGTCCCCCGGCTGGCTGCCCGCCACCGACCAGTACGAGGCGCTGATCCGCGCACACCTGCGGCCCGGATACCGCGTGCTCGACGTGGGCTGCGGGCGCGGCGGCGTGCTGGAACAGCTCGGCGCGGCGGTGGATCGCCCCTTCGGGCTGGACCCCGACTGGCACTCGCTGGCCGAGCACCGCCTGCTCGACCTGCCGCGCGCGGCGGGCACATCCGAAGCGATCCCACTCCCGGCAGGCAGCGTCGATCTGGTCCTCAGTAGTTGGGTGCTCGAACACCTACCCGACCCGGCGCGCACCTTCGCGGAGGTGGCGCGCGTGCTGAGGCCCGGCGGGGTCTTCATCTTCATCACACCGGGTGCGTGGAGTCCGGCGGCAGTGCTGAACCGGGCGCTGCACCCGCTGCAAGCGCGGCTCGTGCCGCTGCTCTACGGGCGCGCGGAGGCGGACGCCTTCCCGGTGGTGTACCGCGCCAACACCCGGCGGCAGATCGAGGCGCTGGCGCGTGCGTCGGGATTGGCGACGCTGGACTTCCGCGCCATCGAGGACCCGACCTACTTCGCGTTCCACCCGCTGATCTTCCGGCTCAACGCGGCGCTGGCCCGCATCACGCCGCGCAGCATGGCCGAGCACATTGTGGGCGTGTACGGGAAGAAATCTTGA
- a CDS encoding PIG-L deacetylase family protein gives MTDSHGGVLFVGAHPDDETVMAGGMLALLHARNIPTHLICVTDGRGGESGGVPEADTPDARASVRKAELLCAAEALGLTSVTLLNYVDPIMGPGDELFGFDADEDAVARQIADVIRDKGVSVVLSHGTDGEYGHPAHKQVNRIVTHVARALTPDVLHYTVMASILSVEDRLLNASDPAHLALDIMPWIEQKHAAYLCHRTQHALFMRRRKLTDVRDAVRLHESVRRQWPESPRHPDDWFAQTLIAAGAVRIDQPEQHTEQTDAS, from the coding sequence ATGACTGACTCACATGGCGGTGTGCTGTTCGTCGGCGCGCACCCGGACGACGAAACGGTGATGGCGGGCGGGATGCTGGCCCTGCTGCACGCGCGCAACATCCCGACGCACTTGATCTGCGTGACGGACGGGCGCGGCGGCGAATCGGGCGGCGTGCCGGAGGCGGATACACCCGACGCGCGCGCCAGCGTGCGCAAAGCGGAACTATTGTGCGCGGCGGAAGCGCTCGGCCTGACCAGCGTCACACTGTTGAACTACGTCGATCCGATCATGGGGCCGGGCGACGAGCTGTTCGGCTTCGACGCAGACGAGGACGCCGTCGCGCGGCAGATCGCGGACGTGATCCGCGACAAAGGTGTGTCGGTGGTGCTGTCGCACGGCACGGACGGCGAATACGGCCACCCGGCGCACAAGCAGGTCAACCGCATCGTGACACACGTCGCGCGCGCGCTGACCCCGGACGTGCTGCACTATACCGTCATGGCGTCTATCCTGAGCGTCGAAGATCGCCTGCTGAACGCCAGCGATCCGGCGCACCTGGCACTGGACATTATGCCGTGGATCGAGCAGAAGCACGCGGCATACCTGTGCCACCGCACGCAGCACGCGCTGTTCATGCGGCGGCGCAAGCTGACCGACGTGCGCGATGCGGTGCGCCTGCACGAATCGGTGCGGCGGCAGTGGCCGGAGTCGCCCCGCCATCCCGATGACTGGTTCGCGCAGACGCTGATTGCGGCGGGCGCGGTGCGGATCGACCAGCCCGAACAGCACACGGAGCAGACGGACGCCTCATGA